One Serpentinicella alkaliphila DNA segment encodes these proteins:
- a CDS encoding class I SAM-dependent methyltransferase yields MSKKMKNYGMLLMDYFNGHIDAKQILKRDDGKLINIPIKIYFRDYDELMPSERNFFHYCKGEVLCIGGGTGVHSLILQEKGFDVLAIDISEEACEIMKRRGVKKVKCIDFYEFDEGQYETIVLLGRNIGMVGTLDNLESFLKHLKCFIKEDGQILLNSVDLKTACDQDDLKYMKMNEEAGRYYGEVKYRTIYDDREGDTFNWLYLDNVILKEYASSVGMDCEILEQDDAGNYLVRLTKHTHLDFV; encoded by the coding sequence ATGAGTAAAAAAATGAAAAATTATGGAATGTTACTTATGGATTATTTTAACGGACACATAGATGCTAAACAAATTCTAAAAAGAGATGATGGTAAGTTGATAAATATCCCTATAAAGATATACTTTAGGGACTATGATGAACTGATGCCATCTGAAAGAAATTTTTTTCATTATTGCAAAGGGGAAGTTTTGTGCATTGGCGGAGGCACTGGTGTACATAGCCTAATATTGCAAGAAAAAGGTTTTGATGTTTTGGCTATAGATATATCAGAAGAAGCCTGTGAGATAATGAAAAGAAGAGGAGTTAAAAAGGTTAAGTGCATTGATTTTTATGAATTTGATGAAGGACAATATGAAACAATTGTTTTATTGGGTAGGAATATTGGTATGGTTGGGACTTTAGATAACCTTGAGAGTTTCCTTAAGCATCTAAAATGTTTCATAAAAGAAGATGGACAAATTTTGCTGAATTCAGTTGATCTTAAAACAGCTTGTGATCAAGATGATTTAAAGTATATGAAAATGAATGAAGAAGCCGGAAGATACTACGGAGAAGTTAAGTATAGAACGATTTATGATGATAGAGAAGGAGACACGTTCAACTGGTTATATTTGGACAATGTTATACTGAAAGAATATGCATCGAGCGTTGGAATGGATTGTGAAATCCTAGAACAAGATGATGCTGGAAACTATCTAGTAAGACTTACTAAGCATACGCACTTAGACTTCGTATAA